Genomic DNA from Luteitalea sp.:
TGTGGGTCATCGGCGAGACGTACGAGCGCTTTCGGGGTGAGCAAGGCCTCGGCATGGGCGACGTCAAGATGATCGCCATGATCGGTGCGTTTCTTGGATGGAAGTCGATGCTCGTGACGCTGGTGCTCGCTTCTTTTGCGGGCGCCGCGGTTGGGCTCTTGCTCATCGTCATTCGCCGAGCCTCGATGCAGTACGCCCTGCCGTTTGGCAGCTTTCTCGCCGCAGGCGCATTCGTCGCAAGCCTGTACGGTGCCCGCCTCCTTGACTGGTATCTGCGCTGAGCAGAAAAGATGACAGGCATCTTTTCTTAGTGCTACTGGCGGGGCGAGTTAGGCACAATGCTTGTGCCACGTTGCTCCCGACTTCGATCGGCTTAGTCCTTCGCAGATCCTGCGATCTCCTTGCGCGTCACTGCTGCAGCTTCTGCTAGCGCTTTGCGCGTGGCGGCCGGTATCACAAAGACCAGCGCGCGTTTTCCTTCCCTGTCCTGGTGGCGTGGTGCTTGCACTACCGCTTCCCATGGACCGATGGCAGCAAAGCCAGCCCTGTGCGGTGCACGGCTTCACGCTCATCGAGTGCGTCACGGCGCTCGCCATCATCGTGGTGCTGGCC
This window encodes:
- a CDS encoding prepilin-type N-terminal cleavage/methylation domain-containing protein: MDRWQQSQPCAVHGFTLIECVTALAIIVVLA